The DNA region GCACCTACCACGACCACTCATCAATCGCATCCATATCGACACCGGCATCACCGCGACCATCGTCATGATCCTCTCGTTGATCGGACCGTGGGGTAGAACTCTTCGTAAAGATCTTCACGAACTGATGATCGCGCCGGTCGATCAGCTCAACTCCTGGACCGGAGTCATCGGTGATTGGCTGCATCGCGCCGCCCCATCGCCAGAGAGTGACAGACCCGAGAGGTTCAACGTTGGCCAACGCCTCTTTACTGCAGCAATGGGCGCTCTTGCAATCCTCGCGGTCCTCACTGGATTCGCCCTGCGCACACCCGGGCGGATCCCATTATCCATCCAAGGGGGTGCTGAATTCACCCACGAGCTCGTCTTCTTCATCATCTTCGTGTTGGTGATTGGCCACATCACCAAAGCACTCATGAGCCTCCGCCGAGACCAGTGTACGAAGGGAAATCCTCGACAACCGTAACGCTTAGCCATGGCAAGGAGCCTCTCAAACATACGAGGGTTCTCAATAACCCACTGCGCCAGCCATAGCCTCGGCGCATGACCGCGTTGCTCTCACCCAAGTAGGCGCCCGTTTTGTGGAATCTCCGACAACCAACAGCACCGCCCTGACCCCTCGCCTTCTGGTGCTCCACCGCGCAGCGCGACCAGCCCCCGCCAGGG from Ferrimicrobium sp. includes:
- a CDS encoding cytochrome b/b6 domain-containing protein, with amino-acid sequence MPPSPERHETIRPVGKAVRFAAFEKLIHWVIAVAMLTLLATGLILWVPALSAHLPRPLINRIHIDTGITATIVMILSLIGPWGRTLRKDLHELMIAPVDQLNSWTGVIGDWLHRAAPSPESDRPERFNVGQRLFTAAMGALAILAVLTGFALRTPGRIPLSIQGGAEFTHELVFFIIFVLVIGHITKALMSLRRDQCTKGNPRQP